CAGCACAGAGATCTGGAAGAAATTCCGAAGATCACTGTAGCAACACTGAAGTCAAGGAAATCGTTCTCCAGTTTGTGTCCGTGAGTAGGTGTCTGTGATAACTGCTTTGTAACGGTACAGATTATAAATAAAAGTCCGTGGGCAGCAACAGAAAAACAACACATAGGTTTTCAGTGCGGCTGGGTCTGTCTGGACCTGCCCACCAGTGGTTTGGGGATCTACTTCGTTCAGACTAGAGAACACCCACACAAAATTTCCTCTGGATGGCAACCCAGCACAACGTGTCTTCCACCTCTTCACACTGACTTCGCTTCGCCTCCTCTCTTCTCCAAACATAGGCTGGGTGATTACACCCTCTTTGTGTCAAAACAGCACACTTGCAATCATTTTATGGCACCCACATTCTTCTATTTTAATCTTTAAGATTTTATAAGGTGAAATGGTCTTTGCAATTGTTATcctgtgttaattttctttttcttatcgaCACCTTAAAATTCCTTTCTTCTAGTTTGTTTTTGCTCTGTTGGTTAAACCAGCATTTCCCAATTGGTCAACTACAGACTTCTTCAGGGGTAAGGTGGGGAATGTTACTGCAATTGACTGAATCTCTTTGGTAATAGTCTCCTTGTCTATCCCTTAGGCTTACCACAGACCAGTAGGAATTGCTTAGGTACAGTGTCATTTTGCAATAGAGATCACTAACTTTTGACCTCAAAGAGCACCTGAGACACTAAATTCATAAAAAATTTAGTAATCACACTCCAAATGGTCTGTGTGACTACTATTTTTACCTTTCTGTAAATCAGATTTATTAAACATGACCTTCCTCAATgactcattttatttgtttagaaacTGAGATACAATCATTCCTaaagaaaagtgaataaaacTGTACATATGTGCAgtttaaagaataattataaaGTGAAAACTCAGGTCCATAAATAGTACATTCTCCATCTCCACATCCCAGGATCTGCCCCCCCTCATATGCCCCTCCCTGATCATATCTCCTTTCTCACCCTAGAGAGAAACATTTGTGATaatcatttctttgcttttctttatagttttactaCTTATGActgtatttgaaataatatagTAGAGTTGTGcctgttttttaactttatgtaagTGGAAACATTCTGTATTCTTTGGTTGTCTCAGTATGGCAATTCACCATGTTATTGTAAATAatcatttgtttctctttgttgCTGTAATCTATTTCACAGTATGACTGTAACATAATTTAGCCATTCTATTGTTGATCCAAGTTTAGGTTGTATAATGGTTTCAGCTATTACAAAAATGCACATGTACCGGAAATTCTGTAGAACTGCTGAGTCACAGTGAACGTGTGTCTTCAATTTTACTAGATAATGCCACATTTCCCCAAGTGATTGTGTCAATTTATGCTACCCCAGTGTAAGCAGACATTCCTTGCTTCTTCCTTAAAACTTGTTTCTGTCagacttttaaattgttttttgatCTGGTAGGTGTCTAATAGTATTGCATTATgatttttatgttcatttctaTAGTTACTAATGAGAATGTTGTTCCTTTCATATATTAGTCATTTGCATTTGGTGCTGTGCCTATTTAagctttttgcttattttcaaaaTGGGCAAGTctatttcttattgatttgtgttATCTGCATATTTTGGGTACTAATTCTTTTTCATTCACTTCATGGTATTGCTTAGTAAACAAAAGTCCATTACTTTTATGTAgcccaatatttttctttatgtaatacATCATTTTATAATTACTGAACTTTTCCTTTATAGCTAAAAATAATTCCTCTTAATCTAAGTCATAAAGATATTTTCTCATATAGGTCCACATAACTTATCTGAAATCCCTGGAGCCAGATGTTTTAAATATTGAGCcagatgttttaaatattagaagGGTAGCATGAAACATACAacatatattgtataatattCTTGACAAGAACTGGGACAGCACCTATAatgaaatacattaatatttctaCAGAGAAAAACATAAGCAGTTACGTGATAATGTCAGTAACAACTATAAAGAGACTCATGTTactttaagtcatatttttcaCCAAATGAGTTCCAAAGTGCTTGGTGTTTCAGAGGTTTGGGATTTTATAATTAGTACAAAATTTGTGGTAGCCTTATTCAGTAAGAATGGAGTATTTCAAAGTTTGTAGAAACTTACTGGTGGAGCCATGTACCTGGGATTTGTGTGTATGAAGATTCTTCACTGCTCATTCAAAGCATTTAATGGTTTCTCTACTTTTGAGTCAGTTActtgtttttcttgaaatttgtacactcatttaaattttacttacattaacttttttataaggttatttaacttttttgatgTCTATAATATTTCTGGTTTCCATTCTTGATAAAGATTGTTGACATCCCTCCTTTTATTGCTATTAGATGTTTGccaattttaattagttttttcaaaaaaaatcaacttttgtttctttcaacCTATTCTATGCTGTGGCGTGCTAGTGAGTTGGCTCcaacataaaacaaaatcctGGCTTGTTTGTTGATTTCCATAGTGTAAAGGGTCCCATCACAGGTGACTTCAAGCTACTTATTTGATGTTACTGATCACAGAGTTGGCAAGAGGTATGCACAATTGGCTCTTCCACACCAGTACAGGCTGGCTCTGCTACACCACtgcctttattttccatttcGTTCCTTTCTGCTGCTAATATTATTTCTGTCCTATTTTCTTTAGTCTTATTTTGCTCtcctttttctaacttcttgaaaAGGGATGTTTAGCTCAAGACTTTTCAGACTCTTCTAATATGCTTACTTAGGACTGTGAATGTCCCTCTAAGTGCTGCTTTAGCTTCACCCAACAGGTGTTGCTATTGTATTTTATGGGTccgttcaaaatattttctcgtTACCACTGACTCTGTCTCTGTGTTATTTGGACTTGTTTTTACAGTTCTTTATTGATTTCTATCTTAAATGCACTGCGGTAAAAAATGTGAAttactttaattttcaaaatttgttgaGTTGCTTTATAGCTAAATATGTGGTTGACTGTGGTGATATGTTGTGTCTGCCTTCAAAAAAACTGTACATTCTGATTTTGGTCATGTTGTTCTGTATGTATTAATTGCATCGTTTGTACATtatgttattctcattttctatatCCTTAATTTTTCTCTTGCTAGTCTTAATTACTGAGAAAGGCCTATAAAAGTCACTCAATATGaccatgcatttttttctttgtaattctgtCGTTTCACTTTGTATCATACATAGTTTTCATTaggtatatataaatttaaaacagatttcttttttagacTCAGAAGTCGTCTAAGactctttccttttattccttttatatcTCATCAGTCATATTTAAAAGATATCTCTCTGAAAACTAGCGTCAAAAGACACAATGTAAAAGAAGTGGGTGGATCTGGTAAAGCTAAAGTAAATCCACCATGAGAGTCCATTAACTACGAgggaaatattttctgtattgcAGAACACATATTTGGTGGGACTTAGCTTCACTTCACATAGCCACCCTGAAAAGGCTGCATATGTTGGATTTGGAATGGATCAAACTGCACTGAGTGTGAAATGGTAAATTGCTTATCTTATATCTAGATGATGGAGCAGATGGAATCTATTGAGAACGAGGTGCCAGATGACTGACCACAAACATGCTTTTTAATAAAgatccaggccgggcacagtgactcacgcctgtaatccaagcactttggaggccaaggcgggtggatcacctgagttcgggagttcaagaccagcctgatcaacatggtgaaaccctgtcttaaaataataataataataataataataataataataataaatttaaatggatttaaaaacaaagaaaaaataaaaaattaagataagaTCCTGCTGGGATATGaactcatatatattttttaaatttttttcttgttcattttgtttctaagataactcacatattaaaaataacaacgtctcaaaacattttaaaaataacgtctgaaaacattttaaaaggggaTAAAACCCTTTTAAAACATCTCGCTGTTTCGGGGGGGTAAAAAAAGCCACAAAGGagattaaaacaatacaaatatttattttcccaacTCCCCTGACCAATTTGCACTTCCCTGGCTGTACTTCACTGGGTTCTCAGCCTGGACAACTCATTTGCCATGGGGCTCTGAGACGTCACTGCCTCTTTGTGAGGCCCGTTTCGTCCTTTTATTTTAATCCAAGAAGCgatggtggcataagcctgtagccccagctacttgggaggctgaggtgggaggatcgtctgggcccaggagttcgaggctgcagtaaggcGTGTTCTCACCACTGCTCTCAAGCTTGAgcggcagagcgagaccctgtatcaaaaacaaaacaaaacgagaAGGCATCGCGGCTCTGCAACATTCCGTCCAGCTCTCGCACCCACAGTGCAAACTTCCACACGGAACTCTCGGCTCGCCTTGTCCTGCGGGGCTTCCTGGCGACGCCGTACCATAAACATGCATATACCCTCCTTGCCCTTGAAGGCCGGAAGTCAGTTTTACAGGTAAAAGGGCAAAACAGGAAGTCCCGCCCCTCTTTGAAAAGTCCATGGTGGCCCGGAAGGATAAAAAAGGAACCTGCGATTTCGCCGCGTGAATTGCTTTTTGCTGTTGGGAAGGTCTTCGCTGCTAGAGCGCGAGCCGGCGGGGCGACCTTGCAGTGCCGGGACTCGGCACCGCGCCCTCCTCCGCCGGTTGGTGGCCTGCGTGACCCTTTCCTCCCGTCGACGTGGAAAGGAAGCCGGACGTGGGCGGGCAGAGAGGTAGGCTCGCTGGTGGGTCCGGGTGGGGCGCGCGTGGAGTACGGGCCCGGGAGTTCCCTTACTGTCCCCAAGCGGCGGGTTCCTCTTGTGCAAAACGGGGTGGCCCTGCAGTCGCTTGTTTGGTGACTGTGGCCCCCCCACACAACCGTTTCTACAGCGCTTAGGTTCCAAGAGCAACCCTGTGACCTAGGCACTGCTGTCCCCGCTTTACCCGTGGGAAATGAGCTCGGAGAGAATAAATGAGCTGTCCTAAGCGACTGGGACGGAGCCACAGTTCCCACCCGGGCTCTCTGAGCCCACGCTGCGGCCCCAGCAGGGATCAAATCACGTGTGAGATGCGCCTTTAGAGCTAGTGCTCTTTTGCTGTGACTGAGAACTGATTGTTTTCAATTGTATCATCAAAATCTCAAGGcatgctttttttaatttttaaaggaagaggaGATTGACAGTTTTCCTCTTCCCTTGCCTTCTCTTCAGATTACAAAGTTCATCGTTAATCTCAAATGTTCTTTTGGCCAACAGCTTCATCCCATTAGGAATGGCAGCCCCATCTATGAAGGAAAGGCAGGTCTGCTGGGGAGCCCGGGATGAGTACTGGAAGTGTTTAGATGAGAACACAGACGATGCTTCTCAATGCAAGAAGTTAAGAAGCTCTTTCGAATCGAGTTGTCCCCAACAGTGGGTAAGTCACACTTTGATGTGTTTCTCTTCCCTGTTAAGATGCATCGAGCTTATAGTGTGAGTGGTAGGCTGACATGAAGCACTCTCTGAGGCATGCCAATCAACAGTTTCTTTGAGGAGCAGAGAAAACCTGGTCGGGTCATTCAGCCTTGTTTGATGCACTTACATCAGGTAGACCTTTGGAGAATGTCAGCGGACACTTTAAAGAGCATTGAAAAGCACAACAAACATGAACAATAACCAAAAAATTTCAGCTCATTTCACTGCTAGACTTTTCCAGGATCTTCTGAAGGGGTAGTATTTAATCTTGGGGAGGAGTTGGCAAACTTATTGGCCTAGAGCTACTATCAGAAATAAAGTAGTTCCCAGTTGCTCACCAAAATCATATAGTCATAtacccaaaatataaataaagaagtttggtaagtagaagaaagaaaaggttcaTATTGTGGATTCTGTGCCCCTGACAGGCATTCAAGCGCTGTATTCCCCATCCTTAGTGTAAGTGGGGATTGGAAGGGGACTGTTCTATTACTGAGGTTAGTGAATGGCCCTGTGTGCTAAGCGCTTGACAGTTCGTCTTCACCAATGCCCGTTAAGATAGGTGTTGTTATTCTCTATCTCCACAGGAAGCAGCTGAAGCTCAGAGCATTGAAGTAACTTGCTTGTTACTATTCAGTGAGTGGCAGAATTGTAATTTGAAGGCTGGCCCAGCTGGCTGATGTGGGATTTGAACTTGgatttgtctttgctttttcacTATCTTATGCTGCTCCAAAACATATCATATAGTAGGAGAACAGataattttagagatgaagtggTTTTAGGGTTTTTACCCTCTTGCTCCTCAAACTTTTGAGAGGCTTTGAAGGAGACCACAAGAAAGGTGTGATGCAGGGGGAGGAGTTATATTGGTGGGCTGAGCTGGGGATGAATGCAgtgaacataaaatttatttttctttattttttagagacagggtctcaatctgtcaccctggccagagtgtagtggtgtgattcatagctcactacagccttgacctcctggcctcaagcgatcctcccgcttaagcctcctgagtagctggcattataggtgtctgccaccatgcctggctaattttttttttaattttttgtaaagacagggtcttactatgttgcccaagctggtctcaaactcctgggctcaagtgatcttcccaccttgacctcctaaagcactgggattaacaggcatgagccaccacatctggccagaaaTTGCTTTAGATGaactcttcatctgtaaaaccagCATGATGCAACCTATCTCCTGGGATTGTTATAAAGACAAAATGCATAACTTGACATGTAAACTGAAAACTGGTAAATGTGGGACTTTATGATTGAATTAGATAATGATTCAAGCAGAAAATGCTATCCATCTGTAGTTTTCCCATTAGACAGATGCATTGAGAGGAACTCCAGGTTTAAGGAGTTCCTCTTCATTCCCACTTTTATCCTCTCTCTCCTCATGAAACTCACTGCTTTTTCTCCAGCCTAATGGCTCCCACTCCCAGGGCAGCTTCCAGTCTGTGTGTCAGAAAGGGTTTTTACAGCCAGCCACTGGTTCTGTACCGCACATCTCTCTCACTTGAGCAGCCTGGGCGCTGTGCCCTGAGGGCTTAACCTCTCTCCAGGTCACTGTGTCCTGGTTACCGCTAACATTAATTGAGTACATCCTCTACACTCTACACACTTGAAATGTGTCATCTGTCTTATTTATCCGTCATGGAACTCTCTTAGCGGTTTTACAGATAAGGGCAGATTGACATGAACTCTCTTGTAGTCACAGAGCCTGGATTTGAACTCAGTAGTCTGATTCCAGACCTTACATACTTCTTCCTGTGCCTACCATGCAAGAAAAGCATCCATGAAAATAGCTTGCACAAATCTCATCTTCTAGAAACTTAGTCATAATTCAAGTCTACTTAAATACAAAAGCTCTGTCTTCTTGGGTCCCTTTCCAGTTCTCTCACCCAGTTCCTTCTTTCATGTCTAGCAGCCGCTGCTCTTTGGAATGCCTTCCTGTGTGTCTGTTAAGTGCCCGTGTTCCTTAGAGCTCCTTCTGTGCTACTCACCCACCCAAGGCAATCCTATTGACAGCCGTGGCTTTAAGCCCCAACTTATGTGTTGATGCCTATCTTAGCTCAGGCTGTCATAGGAAAATAccttacagaaatatatttctcacagttctggaggctggaggtccaaGATCAGGATGCCAGCATGGTCAGTTTCTGATGAGAGCCCTCCTCTTGGCTTGtagacagccaccttcttgctgtctTATCAcccagcagggagagagaggTCTAGTCTCTTCCTCTTGTAAGGACATTAAGCCCATCAGATTAGCAGGGCCCACATTCATGACCTCATCTGAACCtgatcacctcctaaaggccccagcTTCAAATACCTTCACATTGGGGTTAAGGTTTCAACATTCGAATTTGGAAGAAGCATGAGCCTTCAGCCCATGCAATGCCCAAAGGTGCATCTCTAACCTGGCCCTTTCTCCAGCTCCAGAACCACCTTTCCAGCCACCTGTTAGCTTCCTAGGTGGAGATTCACGAGGATCAAGCTTGACCTCTGCATATACAAGAGCGAGCTCTTCCCCATCCTGCACCCAGTAGACCTCTCCTCCCATGCTTCCAGCCTCAGTGAAGGACATCAGCATCAACTTAGGACCAGGGACCTGGGTGTCAGCCTTGACTGAATTATTGGAGTATTCTTGGGAGGGAGACTAGATAAGTCAGGGCCGTGAGCTTAGCTACTGTCCAGCTTCAGTCTGATCCTTCTAGAAGTTCTGGAGTATGAACTGCACCATAATTCATGGCTTTTGTGCCTCCAGTCATTGGCATTGGCTGAGGGGCAGGCCTCTGGAGAAGTGGGCAGCCATCCAGTGTTAGCACAGTGGGGAGTGGGCACACGGTTCTGCAGAGGGAATGTGGACAGAGGCCCAGTAGTGGCCATTACCCCACCTGTCCAGTTGCAGGCAGGATGAAGCCTCCACAGCACCCCACATGGGGTCTCTGTACCTAATTCAACTCGCCCACAGAACTGCAGAGCTGAGTATTCTCTTCAGCCAGTCTCAGCGGCAGGGGGCGAAGGAGAGGAATTCATGCATTCACAGTCAGTTCAAGCACTTGTCTTGTCCAGGGAAGGAGTATTACAGTTAATGGATCTAGAGTGGAGACTCAGTGTTCCCCTTCTGACAAGAAAAGTAATACTTTCACatgttttataaaaagtatttattaaagaaaaattcaagaacaCATAACCTGCACACTTTAATGAAAtgatgatacagaaaaaaaatctttcaactATAGATGATGGCCCTACTTCAGATGCACTGTCATTTTTTTAGTCCATATCCTCttcatttaatcattccacaaatatttattgagcacctcctatGTGCCATAGGAaaacagagcaaagaaaaaaaagtagacagCCTTCATGTAGCATACATTCTAGTATGGGGAGAGGGACAAGTAGTAGAATGAGAAGGATGCTATATGGTGATAAGTGATagaataaaaaatcaaacaaggGTGCAGGTTTAAGTAGGATAGTCAAGAAAGGTTTTATGTAGAAAGTACATTCACAAAGATATGAAAAAGGTTAGGGAACAGATAGGCAGATACCTGGTGAAGAGGATTCCAGGCAAAGAGAATGAAACATCCAAAAATCTGCACCAAtgggccgggaatggtggctcacgcctgtaatcccagcactttggaaggccaaggtgggtggatcacctgaggtcaggagtttgagaccagcctggccaacatggcaaaaccctgtctctactaaaaatagaaaagctagctgagtgtggtggtgggcgcctgtaatgccagctacttggaaggctgaggcaggagaatcacttgaacccgggaggcggaagttacattaagctgagatcatgccaccgcactgcagcttgggtgacagagcgagactcttgttttgttttaaaagacacatacaccCAAAAACCTGCACCAATGTGTTTAAGGGACAGTaagaagaaaatagcaaaagTTAAGAGTCAAGAGATGGGAGGCCAGGgaggttatttgtttatttattgagacagggtcttactctgtcacccaggttggagtgcagtgatgtgatcttcaccatgttgcccaggctggtcttccactcctggactcaagcaatctgcccatctcagcctcccaaagtgctgggattataggtgtgagccactgtgctcagccatggATGGTGCTTTTACTCTTAATAATACAGGAAGCCATTGGAGAGCTTTGGATTTAGGAGTAAGGAGGGAAGTGAGGCCATGAGAGGGATGACAGTCAGTGAAAAGGTGGTGGGATTGGGGGGCTGTTGCCATTAAGTCCAAGAGGGAATGTTCAGGGAGTTGGAGAATGGGATTCTCACAAGTGCAATTATGGAAGGGTTGTGTTTGTTATGGCGACAGGATATAAGCTTTGATCCTAGGAGTAAGGTAGGTTGGAAGATGAGATCATTGAAGAGGTCCAGGAACTGAGAGGCCAGGGTATTGAAAAGATTAGTATGTGGACACTGAATTTACCCACGAGTTGTGACCTGAGTATGTTGGAGAACATGAtcgtgtattagtccgttttcatactgctataaagaactgcccgagactggggaagttataaaggaaagaggtttgactcacagttcagcatggctggggaggcctcaggaaatcggaatcatggcagaaagtgaagaggaagcaaggcaccttcttcacaaggcgatAGGAAAGAGAAGTGCCAAACGAAGGTGGGAAGAgcttcttataaaaccatcagatcttgtgagaacttactcactttgacgagaacagcatgggagaaactgccccagtgattcagttaccttcacCTAGTCTCTCCTTTGACATGTGGCGATtacggggattacaattcaagatgagatttggctgagGACACAAAGCCCAACCATATCAGATATCAGATGGTGACCTATAAAGTTATAGGTGACTGTAACAAAGAAGGAAAGCAGGTAGTAAATTCTTCCCATTGACTTCTGCAGCATTTGACAGTGATAGCCCTTTTCCCATTGACACCCATTTTCCTCTGTACCACTGTTCTTTCTCAGTCCGTAACTGAGTTATTTCTCAGCCTGCCCTTCGCTATCATTTCTTTGCTCCCTGTTCACCTGTGCTCTCTTTTCAAGTATTACCTTGAAGTCTTACCCAACTGCCATAGAATAAAAGCTGAAAGTTTTTTTCCAGAGATATGTGTGCATAAGGGTGGGAAGCCCACGGGAGGGCAAGGAAATGGAAATATCCTTTGAGTGCATTCGGAATGAGATGCTTTGTTTTTGTTACCTGTAATTTTCATTCAGTCTTGTGAGGTACTGCTGTATCTGTTTTATGCAATAGGAACTAAGACTCAGAAAGGTAAAACTATTTGTCTTAGACCAGCCAACCAGTAAATCAGTAGAGAGAGGATTTGAACGTCtgtgattctaaaatttagatcTTTTACTTAGCTGAAGTCACAGccacaaaataaagataaaaatagaaccaccacattgggatttaaaatgaataattttatccCAAAACGCCAATACATgcttattacaaaataaatatgctaTACAACTGATACGCTAGCTGTCACCAAATTAGTTCTCTCTAGCACTCAtatacctgttttgttttttttttttttgacacggagtttcgctcttgttacctaggctggagtgcaatggcgccatctcggctcaccgcaacctccgccccctgggttcaggcaattctcctgcctcagcctcctgagtagctgggattacaggcatgcgccaccatgcccagctaattttttgtatttttagtagagacggggtttcaccatgttgaccaggatggtctcgatctcttgaccttgtgatccgcccgcctcagcctcccaaagtgctgggattacaggcttgagccatcgcgcccggccacataCCTGTTTTGTAGCACTTATCAGTATGACTTGTATAATGGTCCTACTGAAAGTCTCCTGTTGTCCCTAACTTAGGAGCAAGAATCAGGCCTATTGTTCTAGCATTGTCTAACTAAGTTCCACAAACAGAACAACCAAATATCAAGCTATGTGGTCTTAATATCAAATTCACATATTGTCTTTTTTCTATAAAACTTTGAAATGTCTCAGAAATCCCAGTATTTTGGCATTCACACTACTGTCCTGGGTCTTATTTAGTGGTTTAGAGGACACTCGCTTCTGTGTATACAGTACTTCTCAATAAATCCTTATTGATTCATTAGCCTTTTAGAGAAAGGACCATGTGTTGAGGGTCTTAGACTGTTGGTTGAAAGAGGAGATGAGGCTAGGGAggagagctttccaggcagaatGTGGTAATgtgcaaaggcatggaatcaagaCGCACAGGAAATAAGCATGGGGTAGCTCTGTAGGCAGACAGTTCCGGGACTGCTGGTAAATTCAGAGAAGATGGACAGATGGGCAGGGATGGAGCCATCAGTGGCCTTGTTTGTCTTACAGACCTTACAGGCAATACGGATACCTTGAAAAATCTTTAAACAAACAAGTGACCTTATTAAATTTGGGATTTAGAAAGATTCTACTCTGGCAGCATGGGACAGGTGGATTAAGGATGTTTGAGCCTGGAAATAGAGAAGCCAGTCAACGAGCTATTACAACCACCCAGGTGAGGGATGATGAGGGTTTGTGCAATGGCAGtgaagaggggaagagagagctAAGTGTCTAGGTGAATGTGATGTGATCATTGAAACAGGTATtaaagaagaaacatgtttggAGAGAAGCTAAGTTCCAAACAAGTTGGAACTGAAATGTCAGTAGGACCTCTAAATGGAGTTGTCTCTTAGGCAGTTGGTGATGTGACAGAAGatgcaaacatttattaatttgtcacAAAAATGTTAAAGACATTGTCCACTTCTTTCTTTGGTATCCTTTAATAAAACATCTGTCCTGGCCCAATCAGCCTGAGACCACCAGGGATGAATCTGCAGACTGATTTATGAATGCTTGTAACCAGGAAGACCACACACAAGAGAAACTGTGTGTATCTCACCAACACAGGAAAAGAGAGTTATTAGAAGTTTAGGGGAAATAATGGAGTTTaggtaaaatttaaatgaagtatgtttttttaattttttaaaa
This genomic interval from Saimiri boliviensis isolate mSaiBol1 chromosome 14, mSaiBol1.pri, whole genome shotgun sequence contains the following:
- the COA6 gene encoding cytochrome c oxidase assembly factor 6 homolog, with protein sequence MAAPSMKERQVCWGARDEYWKCLDENTDDASQCKKLRSSFESSCPQQWIKYFDKRRDYLKFKEKFEAGEFQPSKTTAKS